The following are from one region of the Candidatus Omnitrophota bacterium genome:
- a CDS encoding L,D-transpeptidase family protein, translating into MNQRWIIAIVAVVFLAGIGLVVVGKYKPGGENRSSGASTASVGQMLGQAAQYEAEGDPLKAKDLYAQVVSDHPDYDKIEEVQDRLGALSIVLITSNTPTPQTVLHEIVPGDSLGKLARQYNTTMELIKKSNNLKSDVIRVGQKLRVWTAPFTVLVDKSRNILILKTAEEVVKVYHVSTGAGNSTPIGHFKIAAKLVDPVWFKAGSKPIPPESPENELGSRWMGFAENPQYGIHGTIKPNLIGQQATAGCVRLVNHDVEELFDLLPPGTQVTIQD; encoded by the coding sequence ATGAATCAGCGTTGGATCATTGCCATTGTTGCGGTCGTTTTTCTGGCCGGCATAGGCCTTGTCGTCGTCGGCAAATACAAACCGGGCGGGGAAAACAGATCATCCGGGGCTTCAACGGCTTCCGTCGGCCAGATGCTGGGCCAGGCTGCTCAATACGAGGCCGAGGGAGATCCACTGAAAGCCAAAGACCTGTACGCCCAGGTGGTCAGCGACCATCCTGACTATGACAAGATCGAGGAGGTCCAGGACCGGCTGGGCGCCTTGTCCATCGTCCTCATCACATCCAACACGCCGACACCCCAGACGGTCCTGCACGAGATCGTGCCCGGGGATTCTTTAGGCAAACTCGCCAGGCAATACAACACGACGATGGAATTGATCAAAAAAAGCAATAACCTCAAAAGCGACGTCATCCGCGTCGGGCAGAAACTGCGCGTCTGGACGGCGCCGTTCACCGTTTTGGTGGACAAGTCCCGGAATATCCTCATCCTTAAGACCGCGGAAGAGGTGGTCAAGGTGTACCATGTTTCGACCGGGGCCGGCAATTCCACGCCCATCGGTCATTTCAAGATCGCCGCCAAACTCGTCGATCCCGTGTGGTTCAAGGCGGGCAGCAAACCCATCCCTCCGGAAAGCCCGGAAAATGAACTGGGCAGCCGGTGGATGGGATTTGCCGAGAACCCGCAGTACGGCATTCACGGCACCATCAAACCCAATCTGATCGGCCAGCAGGCGACCGCCGGGTGTGTGCGTCTGGTCAACCACGACGTTGAGGAACTTTTTGACCTGTTGCCGCCCGGCACGCAGGTGACCATCCAGGACTAA
- a CDS encoding divergent PAP2 family protein — MPPHIQHDFWSEVFHNHILMSTLTVWVLAQVAKVIVGFFQEKRFNFRWFIGTGGMPSSHAAGVSALATSVGLQQGFDNVMFALAASFAMITMFDAQGVRRSTGQQAWILNKMMDDIYWKGQIETKRLKEFVGHTPVQVLAGFVFGIVWAIILY; from the coding sequence ATGCCACCCCACATCCAACACGATTTTTGGTCGGAGGTTTTTCATAACCATATCCTGATGAGCACGCTGACGGTTTGGGTGTTGGCCCAGGTCGCCAAGGTCATTGTCGGGTTCTTTCAGGAGAAGAGGTTTAATTTCCGGTGGTTCATCGGCACCGGAGGCATGCCGTCCAGCCATGCCGCCGGGGTTTCAGCTTTGGCCACTTCCGTGGGCTTGCAGCAGGGGTTTGACAACGTGATGTTCGCCCTGGCAGCTTCTTTCGCCATGATCACCATGTTCGACGCCCAGGGGGTGCGCCGTTCAACGGGACAGCAGGCGTGGATCCTCAACAAGATGATGGACGACATCTATTGGAAGGGCCAGATCGAGACCAAACGCCTCAAAGAGTTCGTCGGACATACACCCGTCCAGGTCCTGGCCGGGTTTGTTTTTGGGATCGTCTGGGCGATCATTTTGTATTAA
- a CDS encoding BrnT family toxin, with the protein MFFQFFKWDLNNISHITEHHVAPDEAEEACYNNPLIFKTGLGRYCLLGRTDGGRYLTIIADLMKKETVRVITAWDMSQAERKRFYRR; encoded by the coding sequence ATGTTCTTTCAGTTCTTTAAATGGGACCTTAACAACATCAGCCATATTACTGAGCACCACGTAGCGCCTGATGAAGCAGAAGAGGCCTGTTATAACAACCCTCTTATTTTTAAAACCGGCTTAGGAAGATATTGCTTATTAGGTCGAACAGATGGCGGCCGTTACTTGACCATTATTGCCGATCTTATGAAAAAGGAAACCGTGCGGGTGATCACAGCCTGGGACATGTCTCAAGCTGAACGTAAGCGGTTCTACAGGAGATAA
- the rlmN gene encoding 23S rRNA (adenine(2503)-C(2))-methyltransferase RlmN, with the protein MVRLAALAHHKLQDIRDFSFEEFSAYLVSIGEKPFRAGQVFEWIYKKDASAFEDMTTLSQPLRARLAADLKFTPAVIADQQKSEDGTAKFLFELSDGQHVEAVLIPTAARTTACISTQVGCKFGCRFCASGVAGWKRNLSTAEIMTQVLYVKHAAGKKRPLTHIVFMGIGEPMDNYDVLLKSIHLINSDKAVNIAARRITVSTSGVVPKILKLAEQDLQIELAISLHGYDNPSRDVLMPVNKKYPIEELIAVCRAYGASKRRQITFEYILIKGVTVTPQAPAALKKLFKGLLCKMNLIPYNPVAEFPHQCPSHAEMLAFRLELEKAGIHATIRTPRGKDVNAACGQLRHAHQGGQTNFDKNG; encoded by the coding sequence ATGGTTCGACTCGCTGCGCTCGCTCACCACAAGTTGCAGGACATTCGCGATTTTTCCTTTGAGGAATTCTCTGCCTATCTGGTTTCCATTGGAGAAAAACCGTTTCGGGCAGGGCAGGTGTTTGAGTGGATTTACAAGAAAGACGCATCCGCTTTTGAGGACATGACCACCTTGTCCCAGCCGCTGCGCGCGCGTCTGGCCGCTGATCTTAAGTTTACGCCCGCCGTCATTGCCGATCAACAAAAGTCCGAGGACGGCACCGCCAAATTCCTTTTTGAATTATCCGACGGCCAGCATGTGGAGGCGGTCTTGATCCCCACGGCCGCGCGCACGACCGCGTGCATCTCCACCCAGGTCGGCTGCAAGTTCGGCTGCCGTTTTTGCGCCAGCGGTGTTGCCGGCTGGAAACGCAATTTGTCCACGGCCGAGATCATGACCCAGGTGCTTTACGTCAAGCATGCCGCGGGTAAAAAAAGGCCGTTGACCCACATTGTCTTCATGGGCATCGGCGAGCCCATGGACAATTATGATGTTTTGCTCAAAAGCATCCATTTGATCAATTCCGACAAGGCCGTTAACATCGCGGCCCGCCGCATCACGGTGTCCACCAGCGGTGTCGTTCCCAAGATCTTAAAGTTGGCCGAACAGGATCTGCAGATCGAACTGGCCATTTCCCTGCACGGGTATGACAATCCCTCACGCGACGTGCTGATGCCGGTCAATAAGAAATATCCCATTGAAGAATTGATCGCGGTCTGCCGCGCTTATGGCGCCAGTAAGAGAAGGCAGATCACGTTTGAGTATATTTTGATCAAAGGCGTGACCGTCACGCCGCAGGCGCCGGCCGCGCTTAAGAAATTGTTCAAAGGCCTTTTGTGCAAGATGAACCTCATTCCCTACAATCCCGTCGCAGAATTTCCCCACCAGTGCCCCAGCCATGCGGAAATGCTGGCGTTCCGTTTGGAATTGGAAAAAGCGGGCATCCACGCCACCATCCGCACGCCCAGGGGCAAGGATGTCAACGCCGCCTGCGGCCAACTGCGCCACGCGCATCAAGGCGGGCAGACGAATTTTGACAAAAATGGATGA
- a CDS encoding YifB family Mg chelatase-like AAA ATPase — protein sequence MLSKTLSFGIAGLDGYLVTVEADCGPGLPLFTVVGLPDSSVRESRERVRSAIKNSGFDFPSGRITVNLAPADTKKEGPNFEVAIALSILASSGQVPLEPLNRFAFLGELSLDGNIHAVHGTLAASLKAKGQNLKGLVVPAANAREAALPRSVAVYPAACLKEVVHFLTCMESIPPFDPDDKSAETPWVWDMDFCDVKGQAHAKRGLEIAAAGGHNVLLVGPPGSGKTMLAKRMPTILPDMSRQETLETTKIHSVMGLLKHPLVIMRQRPLRNPHHTASDIALVGGGSIPRPGETTLAHNGVLFLDELPEFSRHALEALRQPLEDGCVTVARAKGSVCFPARFMLVAAMNPCPCGWRMSHRKTCVCAPTQIEQYFNKISGPLLDRIDIHLEVPALKNEDLWGTAEPEPSARVKKRTSRARMVQHERFKDSGVGHNAGMTGKDIKKYCVLDEQSKDLLKAATERLGLSARAHDRVLKVARTVADLDASDEINPAHLAEAIGYRTLDRMK from the coding sequence ATGTTATCAAAAACTCTCAGCTTCGGCATTGCCGGCTTGGACGGGTATTTGGTCACCGTTGAAGCGGATTGCGGCCCCGGCCTTCCTTTGTTCACGGTGGTGGGGCTTCCGGACAGCTCCGTGCGCGAAAGCCGCGAACGGGTGCGTTCGGCCATCAAGAACAGCGGTTTTGATTTTCCCTCCGGCCGCATCACAGTGAACCTGGCGCCCGCGGACACCAAAAAAGAAGGCCCGAATTTCGAGGTGGCCATTGCTTTGAGCATTTTGGCCTCCAGCGGACAGGTCCCTCTTGAGCCCTTAAACCGCTTCGCGTTTTTGGGAGAACTTTCGCTCGACGGAAATATCCATGCCGTGCACGGCACCCTGGCCGCTTCCTTAAAGGCCAAGGGTCAAAACCTCAAGGGACTGGTCGTGCCCGCGGCCAATGCCCGTGAAGCCGCCCTGCCCCGGAGTGTCGCGGTCTACCCCGCCGCCTGCCTGAAAGAAGTCGTGCATTTTCTGACCTGTATGGAAAGCATCCCGCCTTTTGATCCCGACGACAAAAGTGCCGAAACCCCCTGGGTCTGGGACATGGACTTTTGCGACGTCAAAGGCCAGGCCCATGCCAAACGGGGTCTGGAGATCGCCGCGGCAGGCGGGCACAATGTTCTTTTGGTAGGGCCGCCGGGAAGCGGCAAAACCATGCTGGCCAAACGCATGCCGACCATTTTGCCGGACATGTCGCGCCAGGAAACCCTGGAAACCACCAAGATCCACTCGGTGATGGGACTTTTAAAACATCCTCTGGTGATCATGCGCCAGCGGCCGCTTAGAAATCCCCATCACACGGCCTCGGACATCGCCCTCGTCGGCGGCGGGTCCATCCCCCGGCCCGGCGAAACAACCCTCGCGCACAACGGGGTGCTTTTTCTGGACGAATTGCCGGAATTCAGCCGGCATGCGCTGGAAGCCCTGCGCCAGCCGCTGGAGGACGGATGTGTCACGGTCGCGCGCGCCAAAGGCAGTGTGTGTTTTCCCGCCCGGTTCATGCTGGTGGCGGCCATGAACCCCTGCCCGTGCGGATGGCGCATGAGCCACCGCAAAACATGCGTGTGCGCGCCGACACAGATCGAGCAGTATTTCAACAAGATCTCCGGGCCTTTGCTGGACCGCATTGATATCCATCTGGAAGTGCCGGCGCTGAAAAACGAAGATCTGTGGGGCACCGCCGAACCCGAGCCCTCGGCGCGCGTCAAGAAACGCACCAGCCGGGCGAGAATGGTCCAGCACGAACGCTTTAAGGACAGCGGTGTGGGTCACAACGCGGGGATGACAGGTAAAGACATTAAAAAATATTGCGTTTTAGACGAGCAAAGCAAAGATTTACTGAAAGCAGCGACCGAGCGCCTGGGGCTCTCGGCCCGGGCGCATGACCGCGTGCTGAAAGTGGCCCGCACTGTGGCCGACCTGGACGCCAGCGACGAGATAAATCCCGCGCATTTGGCCGAGGCGATTGGCTATAGAACATTAGACAGGATGAAATAA
- a CDS encoding acetyl-CoA carboxylase carboxyltransferase subunit alpha, with protein sequence MAALDFEKPIVELESRIEDLRKMSSRRVTLEPEIKRLESKLATLKDDVYAHLDPWQRVQIARHPKRPYTFDYIRLMTEDFLELHGDRLFSDDAALVGGFAKIDGIKIMVMGHQKGRDVKENVMRNFGCAHPEGYRKAMRLMRLAEKFHVPVVCLIDTPGAYPGIGAEQRGQAQAIAENLRDMAGLKTPIVAAIIGEGGSGGALGIGVADRVIILEHAYYSVISPEGCASILWRSSLKAPLAAEALKMHGEHLIKFGIVDEIIPEPLGGAHRNPAEIAAALKTVLVKHLKKLSSLSQEALLEARYKKYRAIGEFTEK encoded by the coding sequence ATGGCCGCGTTGGATTTTGAAAAACCGATCGTCGAGTTGGAATCCAGGATCGAGGACCTGCGCAAGATGAGTTCCCGGCGCGTCACCCTGGAGCCTGAGATCAAGCGTCTGGAAAGTAAACTCGCGACACTCAAAGATGATGTCTATGCCCATTTGGACCCCTGGCAAAGGGTGCAGATCGCCCGCCATCCCAAACGGCCTTACACGTTTGATTATATCCGTCTGATGACCGAGGATTTTCTGGAACTGCACGGGGACCGTTTATTTTCCGACGACGCGGCCCTGGTGGGCGGTTTCGCGAAGATCGACGGCATCAAGATCATGGTCATGGGGCACCAGAAAGGCCGCGACGTCAAAGAGAATGTCATGCGCAATTTCGGCTGCGCCCACCCGGAAGGGTACCGCAAGGCCATGCGCCTGATGAGATTGGCAGAAAAATTCCACGTCCCCGTCGTGTGTTTGATCGATACCCCGGGCGCCTATCCCGGGATCGGCGCTGAACAGCGCGGCCAGGCCCAGGCCATTGCCGAAAATTTGAGGGACATGGCCGGCCTCAAGACCCCCATCGTGGCGGCGATCATCGGCGAGGGGGGAAGCGGCGGGGCCTTAGGCATCGGTGTGGCCGACCGCGTCATCATTTTGGAACACGCGTATTATTCCGTTATTTCTCCCGAGGGCTGTGCCTCCATTTTGTGGCGCTCTTCGCTCAAAGCGCCCCTGGCGGCTGAAGCATTGAAAATGCACGGCGAGCACTTGATCAAGTTCGGCATCGTTGATGAAATTATCCCCGAGCCCCTGGGCGGCGCCCACCGCAACCCGGCCGAGATCGCCGCCGCTCTTAAAACCGTCCTGGTCAAACACCTCAAGAAATTGTCTTCCCTATCCCAAGAAGCCCTGCTGGAGGCCCGGTATAAAAAATACCGCGCCATCGGCGAATTCACGGAAAAATAA
- a CDS encoding CopG family antitoxin: MKTKRKTIPRFKSEYEEVQFWKTHSITEFEDDLVEVKDVHFRKPRKRLISLRVDDHMIASLKESAAKKGLGYLTLIRMWIAERLTRESR, from the coding sequence ATGAAAACCAAACGAAAAACTATTCCAAGATTCAAGTCAGAATATGAGGAGGTCCAGTTTTGGAAGACCCATTCCATAACCGAGTTTGAAGATGATCTTGTGGAAGTCAAAGATGTGCATTTTCGCAAGCCCCGCAAACGACTCATCTCCCTCCGGGTTGATGACCACATGATCGCCTCCCTGAAAGAATCCGCGGCCAAGAAAGGTCTGGGGTATTTGACATTGATCCGCATGTGGATCGCGGAGCGGCTTACGCGGGAAAGCCGCTAG